In a single window of the Phaeobacter sp. G2 genome:
- the dgt gene encoding dNTP triphosphohydrolase — translation MEWDRLLNAGRLCRPDYPEDPGRPAYLQDYDRILFSEPFRRLAQKTQVHPLYEHDHVHHRMIHSLETASAGRSLGVLAGQAMLKQGYITEAQRDVIAGTVQAACLVHDIGNPPFGHSGEDSIGQWFATQFQTKNGVAGAVPAAQQAEFEAFEGNAQGFRIAAALEMARRDGGMRLSYATLAAFMKYPCTAEARHLATPGYVGLKKFGVFGSEAALFAEVAEATGLHNDGAGPGKYWRRHPLAFLVEAADDICYRILDLEDAATVGDLSTGQVIDCLEMIAGKPNRADDTAMTAREIVAMRRASAIHQAIIAAVAAFMDNYDAIMAGEFNDGLMEVSSKAAAFDQMKEISNARIFTARRKTELEIAGRQVIFAVLDHFHGLYGDLRACDWDVEAFLARHGYWAKLVRAVDLDLRGITDEYSAMHSLGDFVSGMTDRYAVKVRDMVAGRI, via the coding sequence ATGGAATGGGACAGGTTGTTGAATGCGGGGCGTCTGTGCCGCCCGGACTATCCCGAGGATCCAGGCCGTCCGGCCTACCTGCAGGACTATGATCGCATCCTGTTCTCAGAGCCTTTCCGTCGCCTGGCGCAAAAGACCCAGGTGCATCCCCTTTATGAACATGACCATGTGCACCACCGGATGATCCATTCGCTGGAAACCGCCAGCGCCGGGCGCTCGCTTGGGGTGCTGGCGGGGCAGGCGATGCTCAAGCAGGGCTATATCACCGAGGCGCAGCGCGATGTGATTGCCGGCACGGTTCAGGCGGCCTGTCTGGTGCATGACATTGGCAACCCGCCCTTTGGCCATTCCGGCGAAGACAGCATTGGCCAGTGGTTTGCGACGCAGTTTCAGACGAAGAACGGTGTTGCCGGAGCGGTCCCTGCAGCCCAGCAGGCTGAGTTTGAGGCCTTTGAGGGCAATGCCCAGGGCTTTCGCATTGCAGCGGCCCTGGAAATGGCTAGGCGCGATGGCGGCATGCGCCTGTCCTATGCGACGCTCGCGGCATTCATGAAATACCCCTGCACCGCCGAGGCCCGGCACCTGGCCACTCCCGGCTATGTGGGGCTCAAGAAATTTGGTGTCTTTGGCTCAGAGGCGGCATTGTTTGCCGAGGTGGCCGAGGCAACGGGGCTGCACAATGATGGCGCCGGGCCGGGGAAATACTGGCGGCGCCACCCGCTGGCCTTCCTCGTCGAGGCGGCAGATGACATCTGCTATCGGATCCTGGATCTGGAAGACGCCGCCACGGTGGGCGACCTGAGCACTGGCCAGGTGATCGACTGTCTGGAAATGATCGCAGGTAAGCCCAACCGGGCGGATGATACGGCGATGACGGCGCGCGAAATTGTCGCCATGCGCCGGGCCAGCGCCATCCATCAGGCGATCATAGCCGCAGTTGCCGCCTTCATGGATAATTATGATGCTATCATGGCGGGTGAGTTCAACGACGGTCTGATGGAGGTCTCCTCCAAGGCGGCTGCCTTTGATCAGATGAAAGAGATTTCAAACGCGCGGATCTTTACGGCACGGCGCAAGACCGAGCTGGAGATTGCCGGGCGTCAGGTGATCTTTGCGGTGCTGGATCATTTCCACGGGCTTTATGGCGATCTGCGCGCCTGTGACTGGGATGTTGAGGCGTTTCTGGCGCGCCATGGCTATTGGGCCAAATTGGTGCGGGCGGTGGATCTGGATCTGCGCGGCATTACGGATGAATACAGCGCCATGCATAGCCTGGGGGATTTTGTCTCTGGCATGACCGACCGCTACGCGGTGAAGGTGCGCGACATGGTGGCAGGGCGGATCTAA
- a CDS encoding phosphoenolpyruvate carboxykinase, which translates to MASGRVNPNFRLEDQGIEGLGNVHYNLMEPALVEAAVKRNEGTLGNGGAFLVTTGKFTGRSPKDKHVVKSDSVKDTIWWENNAEMSPEGFDNLYVDMLEHMKGGDYHVQDLVGGADPKHSINVRMVTELAWHGLFIRTMLRRPEREDLNDFVADFTVINCPSFQAAPKRHDCRTETVIAMNFDRKMILIGGTEYAGENKKSVFTLLNYLLPEKGIMPMHCSANHAKGNPVDTAVFFGLSGTGKTTLSADPDRVLIGDDEHGWADNGTFNFEGGCYAKTISLNPEAEPEIYATTTKFGTVIENMVFDEETKELDFEDDSLTANMRCAYPLHYISNASETALGGHPKNIIMLTCDAFGVLPPIARLTPAQAMYHFLSGFTSKVAGTERGVTEPEPTFSTCFGAPFMPRRPEVYGNLLREKIAAHGATCWLVNTGWTGGAYGVGSRMPIRATRGLLTAALEGTLAEVEFRKDSNFGFDVPVSVPGVAEVLLDPRRTWDDQAAYDKQAAKLVEMFSNNFEQYLPYIDEDVKAAAIS; encoded by the coding sequence ATGGCATCTGGACGGGTTAACCCGAATTTCCGCCTCGAGGATCAAGGTATCGAGGGTCTGGGCAATGTCCATTACAACCTCATGGAGCCTGCCCTTGTCGAAGCAGCGGTAAAGCGCAACGAAGGCACCCTGGGCAATGGCGGCGCGTTCCTTGTGACCACCGGCAAGTTCACCGGTCGCTCCCCCAAGGATAAGCACGTCGTCAAATCTGACAGCGTCAAAGACACCATCTGGTGGGAAAACAACGCCGAGATGTCGCCCGAAGGGTTCGACAATCTCTATGTCGATATGCTGGAGCACATGAAAGGTGGCGACTACCACGTGCAGGATCTGGTTGGCGGCGCCGACCCCAAGCATTCGATCAATGTGCGCATGGTCACCGAGCTGGCCTGGCACGGGCTGTTCATCCGCACCATGTTGCGGCGCCCCGAGCGCGAAGACCTGAACGATTTTGTTGCAGACTTCACCGTCATCAACTGCCCCAGCTTCCAGGCCGCCCCCAAGCGTCACGATTGCCGTACCGAGACCGTCATTGCGATGAACTTTGATCGCAAGATGATCCTGATCGGTGGCACCGAATATGCCGGTGAAAACAAAAAATCCGTCTTTACCCTGCTGAACTACCTGCTGCCCGAAAAAGGCATCATGCCGATGCATTGCTCGGCCAACCACGCCAAGGGCAACCCTGTCGACACCGCCGTGTTCTTTGGCCTGTCCGGCACCGGCAAGACCACGCTTTCTGCTGACCCTGACCGCGTTCTGATCGGCGATGATGAGCACGGCTGGGCCGATAATGGCACCTTCAACTTTGAAGGCGGCTGCTACGCCAAGACCATCAGCCTCAACCCCGAGGCCGAGCCAGAGATCTACGCGACCACCACAAAGTTCGGCACCGTGATCGAAAACATGGTCTTTGACGAAGAGACCAAAGAGCTGGACTTTGAAGACGACAGCCTGACGGCAAACATGCGCTGCGCCTATCCGCTGCACTATATCTCCAACGCCTCGGAAACCGCGCTTGGCGGCCACCCCAAGAACATCATCATGCTGACCTGCGATGCCTTTGGTGTGCTGCCTCCGATTGCCCGTCTGACCCCGGCGCAGGCGATGTACCACTTCCTGTCTGGTTTCACCTCCAAGGTGGCAGGCACCGAGCGCGGCGTGACCGAGCCCGAGCCCACCTTCTCCACCTGCTTTGGCGCGCCGTTCATGCCACGCCGCCCCGAAGTCTACGGCAACCTGCTGCGTGAAAAGATCGCCGCCCATGGGGCAACCTGCTGGTTGGTCAACACCGGCTGGACCGGTGGCGCCTACGGCGTTGGCTCGCGGATGCCGATCCGCGCCACACGCGGGCTGCTGACCGCCGCCCTCGAAGGCACCCTGGCCGAGGTCGAGTTCCGCAAGGACAGTAACTTTGGCTTTGACGTGCCTGTTTCGGTGCCCGGCGTTGCCGAAGTCCTGCTGGACCCACGCCGCACCTGGGACGATCAGGCCGCCTATGACAAACAGGCCGCCAAACTGGTTGAAATGTTCTCCAACAACTTCGAACAGTATCTGCCCTATATCGACGAAGACGTAAAAGCCGCCGCGATCAGCTAA
- a CDS encoding response regulator transcription factor encodes MSKIALVDDDRNILTSVAMTLEAEGFEVETYNDGQAALDAFNKKLPDMAVLDIKMPRMDGMDLLQRLRQKTQMPVIFLTSKDDEIDEVLGLRMGADDYVKKPFSQRLLVERIRALLRRQEALNSDEAGTEAPETKVMDRGNLRMDPLRHAVSWKGKDVSLTVTEFLLLQALAQRPGFVKSRDQLMDVAYDDQVYVDDRTIDSHIKRLRKKMRTADGDFAAIETLYGIGYRYNEE; translated from the coding sequence ATGTCGAAGATTGCTTTGGTGGATGATGACCGCAACATTTTGACTTCTGTGGCGATGACGCTGGAAGCCGAAGGGTTTGAGGTGGAGACCTACAACGACGGGCAGGCCGCGCTGGATGCCTTTAACAAGAAGCTGCCTGACATGGCGGTGCTGGACATCAAAATGCCCCGCATGGACGGGATGGATCTGTTGCAGCGGCTGCGGCAGAAAACCCAGATGCCGGTGATTTTCCTCACCTCCAAAGATGATGAAATCGACGAGGTTCTGGGGCTGCGCATGGGGGCGGATGATTACGTCAAAAAACCCTTCTCGCAGCGCCTGCTGGTAGAGCGCATCCGCGCATTGTTGCGCCGCCAAGAGGCGCTCAACAGTGATGAGGCCGGAACCGAGGCCCCAGAGACTAAAGTGATGGACCGGGGTAATCTGCGGATGGACCCGCTGCGTCACGCGGTCAGCTGGAAGGGCAAGGACGTGTCGCTGACGGTGACTGAATTCCTGTTGTTGCAGGCCCTGGCGCAGCGCCCGGGTTTTGTCAAAAGCCGCGATCAGTTGATGGATGTGGCCTATGACGATCAGGTCTATGTGGATGACCGGACAATCGACAGCCATATTAAACGGCTGCGCAAGAAGATGCGGACAGCCGATGGTGACTTTGCAGCGATCGAGACCCTCTACGGGATCGGGTATCGCTATAATGAAGAGTAA
- a CDS encoding sensor histidine kinase, which produces MRDTGLTPSRQDGDVVLGDDWVAPDQTVAAEMQVKRARRGFFSLKGSPLTRKIITFNLIALIILVAGILYLNSSRQSLVKQRAGALVAEVSLIADVFEAVLPSSGAVSLTTGDGIDPLDVLEGVTLRGGVEAFVFDTSGVLVAQVTGVNRPDALNALNEGSKNRTLISDGLSRLWTTLGGAFQSEPVEGGPIKPLRDQLQSLVRQSLTEGAKIEVVGETSGGTVLSAVAPILSNGTAIGVVALASPSGEIDALVRGERERVLQIFIIALLVSVGLSLVLASTIANPLADLAEAAELGRERNSRKAHAGRVRIPDLSARPDEIGRLSRALRGMVTALYSRIDSNEQFAADVAHEIKNPLASLQSAVGTLRMVKREDQREKLMEVIEHDVRRLDRLVSDISNASRLDAELVKEEEDEFDLLQMLTNLNQYLGEDARAKQIDYITDLPQRPVMIQGLEARLAQVFVNLITNAISFCEEGDAIRVWARRRDNRVLIVVEDTGPGIPEQALAKIFKRFYSQRPDEHFGNNSGLGLAISKQIVEAHGGVVWAENIRPTEADVTSEPLGARFVVGLPV; this is translated from the coding sequence ATGCGTGACACTGGCCTGACACCGAGTCGGCAAGATGGAGATGTGGTTCTGGGCGACGATTGGGTCGCACCAGACCAGACCGTTGCGGCCGAAATGCAGGTGAAACGGGCGCGTCGCGGGTTTTTCTCTTTGAAAGGCTCGCCTCTGACGCGAAAGATCATCACCTTCAACCTGATTGCTCTGATCATTCTGGTTGCCGGCATTCTCTACCTGAACTCCTCGCGTCAGAGTCTGGTAAAGCAGCGGGCCGGGGCTCTGGTGGCCGAAGTGTCGTTGATTGCCGATGTTTTTGAAGCGGTGCTGCCCTCCTCGGGGGCTGTCAGCCTGACAACGGGCGATGGCATTGACCCGCTGGACGTGCTGGAAGGGGTGACCCTGCGCGGCGGGGTCGAAGCCTTTGTCTTTGATACCTCCGGCGTGTTGGTGGCGCAGGTGACCGGGGTCAACCGGCCGGACGCGTTGAATGCGCTGAACGAGGGCTCCAAGAACCGCACGTTGATTTCCGACGGATTGTCGAGGCTCTGGACGACGTTGGGGGGGGCGTTCCAATCCGAACCTGTCGAAGGGGGCCCCATCAAGCCGCTGCGTGATCAGCTGCAGAGCCTAGTGCGACAGTCCTTGACCGAAGGGGCCAAGATCGAAGTGGTCGGAGAGACCAGCGGCGGAACGGTTCTGTCGGCAGTGGCACCGATCCTCAGCAATGGCACCGCCATCGGGGTCGTCGCGCTGGCCTCGCCCTCCGGTGAAATCGACGCCCTGGTACGCGGCGAACGCGAACGGGTTTTGCAAATCTTCATTATTGCCCTGTTGGTTTCTGTCGGGCTGAGCCTGGTGTTGGCCTCGACCATCGCCAATCCGCTGGCGGATCTGGCTGAGGCTGCCGAGCTGGGCCGCGAACGGAATTCTCGCAAGGCTCATGCGGGTCGTGTTCGTATTCCCGACCTGTCAGCGCGCCCCGATGAGATCGGCCGGTTAAGCCGGGCGCTGCGCGGTATGGTCACGGCGTTGTATAGTCGGATCGACAGCAACGAACAGTTTGCAGCCGATGTGGCCCATGAAATCAAAAACCCGCTGGCCAGTCTGCAATCTGCCGTCGGCACCCTGCGGATGGTCAAACGTGAAGATCAGCGCGAAAAGCTGATGGAGGTCATCGAACATGATGTGCGCCGCCTGGACCGCTTGGTGAGCGACATCTCCAATGCGTCGCGTCTGGATGCCGAGCTGGTGAAAGAGGAAGAGGACGAATTCGATCTCTTGCAGATGCTCACCAATCTCAATCAGTATCTTGGCGAAGACGCACGGGCCAAGCAGATCGACTATATCACCGATCTGCCCCAGCGCCCGGTGATGATCCAGGGCCTGGAGGCGCGTCTGGCGCAGGTCTTTGTCAATCTGATCACCAATGCGATCTCCTTTTGTGAAGAAGGCGATGCGATCCGCGTCTGGGCCCGCCGCCGCGACAACAGGGTGCTGATCGTGGTCGAAGACACTGGCCCCGGCATTCCCGAACAGGCGCTGGCAAAGATCTTCAAACGGTTCTACTCGCAACGCCCCGATGAGCATTTTGGCAATAACTCCGGCCTTGGGCTGGCGATTTCCAAACAGATCGTCGAAGCCCATGGGGGTGTGGTCTGGGCCGAAAACATCCGACCCACCGAGGCCGATGTCACCTCTGAACCATTGGGCGCACGATTTGTTGTTGGCCTGCCCGTCTGA